One Aggregicoccus sp. 17bor-14 genomic region harbors:
- a CDS encoding alpha/beta fold hydrolase, whose amino-acid sequence MLLKQDFYAQEVWPGWLNDIRNSARRAILLHGTMGSELYDRQRKDTLWVDTGLWHEVDNLAFDRLSPEGSVDCQGQFVYARSTVNLPVLGEHYGDYLVSVGLGRFNYDWRDSLAIEAQRLRLFLLELRKDGKPLHFVTHSMGGCVLLRLLATTREFDDAIGHLVFIAPPFWGALKPLRVIEDGNGTPADWLIRNAVLRESAASLPGLFNLIPAPAEVWPTRLPGLATALQYPVRTGEDLYRRSSWTNLYRPELRDTLLRFARSHYELTRAKALDVAQRFSSRITVIVGLNGKTEHAAQRDASGDWTVHSLPRAPAGKLSNGDGTVLLQSSLLPGLPTSCYWAYVPPVREDSHGGLPNEPLVINAIRSVFANMPLDRSGLVPWDRFIGDIDFGPEAAGAPPPAPLQDLDYQERARMRTKVPVAEWGEQLNPGGEDDRLFHATRQSALKVLGGADLRTEAARLGVSYRFLLEHLQSLVAPALFG is encoded by the coding sequence ATGCTGCTCAAGCAAGACTTCTACGCGCAGGAGGTGTGGCCTGGCTGGCTCAACGACATCCGCAACTCCGCGCGCCGGGCCATCCTGCTGCACGGCACCATGGGCAGCGAGCTGTACGACCGGCAGCGCAAGGACACGCTCTGGGTCGACACAGGGCTGTGGCACGAGGTGGACAACCTCGCCTTCGACCGGCTCTCGCCCGAGGGCAGCGTGGACTGCCAGGGCCAGTTCGTCTACGCGCGCTCCACGGTGAACCTGCCGGTGCTCGGCGAGCACTACGGCGACTACCTCGTCAGCGTGGGGCTGGGGCGCTTCAACTACGACTGGCGCGACAGCCTCGCCATCGAGGCGCAGCGCCTGCGCCTCTTCCTGCTGGAGCTGCGCAAGGACGGCAAGCCCCTGCACTTCGTCACCCACAGCATGGGCGGCTGCGTGCTCCTGCGCCTGCTCGCCACCACGCGCGAGTTCGACGACGCCATCGGCCACCTCGTCTTCATCGCCCCGCCCTTCTGGGGCGCGCTCAAGCCGCTGCGGGTCATCGAGGATGGCAACGGCACGCCCGCCGACTGGCTCATCCGCAACGCGGTGCTGCGCGAGTCCGCCGCGAGCCTGCCCGGCCTCTTCAACCTCATCCCCGCCCCGGCAGAAGTCTGGCCCACGCGCCTGCCGGGGCTCGCCACCGCGCTGCAGTACCCGGTGCGCACGGGCGAGGACCTCTACCGCCGCAGCTCCTGGACGAACCTGTACCGGCCCGAGCTGCGCGACACGCTGCTGCGCTTTGCCCGCAGCCACTACGAGCTCACGCGCGCGAAGGCCCTGGACGTGGCCCAGCGCTTCAGCTCGCGCATCACGGTCATCGTGGGGCTCAACGGCAAGACCGAGCACGCGGCGCAGCGGGATGCGAGTGGCGACTGGACGGTGCACTCGCTGCCGCGCGCCCCCGCGGGCAAGCTGAGCAACGGCGACGGCACCGTGCTGCTGCAGTCCTCGCTGCTCCCCGGGCTGCCCACCTCCTGCTACTGGGCCTACGTGCCGCCGGTGCGCGAGGACTCGCACGGTGGGCTGCCCAACGAGCCGCTGGTCATCAACGCCATTCGCTCGGTGTTCGCGAACATGCCGCTCGACCGCAGCGGCCTCGTGCCCTGGGACCGGTTCATCGGGGACATCGACTTCGGTCCCGAGGCGGCCGGTGCGCCCCCCCCCGCGCCGCTGCAGGACCTGGACTACCAGGAGCGCGCCCGGATGCGCACGAAGGTCCCGGTGGCCGAGTGGGGCGAGCAGCTCAACCCGGGCGGCGAGGACGACCGGCTCTTCCACGCCACACGCCAGTCCGCCCTCAAGGTGCTGGGCGGCGCGGACCTGCGCACCGAGGCCGCGCGGCTCGGGGTGAGCTACCGCTTCCTCCTCGAGCACCTGCAGTCGCTCGTCGCCCCCGCGCTCTTCGGCTGA